One genomic segment of Sanyastnella coralliicola includes these proteins:
- a CDS encoding gliding motility-associated C-terminal domain-containing protein, with protein MNCLKLPLLCLLVFCCLSGISQTVWLRSAGGGSSEEILDIDESGNSSIVATGYFNSTSDFWGESHVSSGVSDIFVSKLSTGGFAQWTQSFGGNGPDRGIAVTATGNGEVLCTGFFSGTVDFGIDQLTADGDSLDIFVLKLDAAGVPLWVRQAGGIGNDIPTGIAVDYEGNAFVSGFYRGEALFGDDQLISEFYGGTDSYSVDGFVAKIDPDGEWQWVQNVSSDEDNRCLDVVCDDDGNVYMTGQFSSNLTIDQYHPNDTFNVGMVVKLDADGNEDWISMMAANLTIPYEIEMTSDGFLAVGGDYLGQLVIIDSGTTTIPFEEGNHVFVSKWDLNGDHLWINNLSSLNEVTGQGMATGPNGEIYLVGNFTCSFTELSDQLGESAFYSMGYRDVFAMAVSPEGDHLWQRHFASPGETLCMAASMHFANELIIGGGFQKYFHVPTGADYIDYVENTFGEVQSGLTDNDTPEYCDNTFYDEFLSVEQTGSADGTREIFISSCFNSSAPLLDYFTREGDGCELVINEHCLGSWLEPECPDTIAICDDQLAIIEYFHEMGPEGIFGPSFEFNWSSNFFFINDDIGFASSEGWYWLELNRFDGCYSMTDSIYLLVNPTPPDPLISDSLYINIEQEFTEEINVCEQPVYLWSDTCLNCEIEWLDGIPYEYGTVATQTGEYWVTAINEFGCTESNYVYVDFDLNLELLGNPSELNIYSNGTLVSSDSLFLCLPDDIDIIIEPYPSLYLQNEDYLEYAEYQVKKDGEVIMDFDGFWTFEFDILEPGFYEFYADPVDVWENLCGSDSAFFLQLYNSIYIGQLALPELDLEVEIDDPLLCPGSSTLIHFSGADTYNPTIFGEHTVLNDSTIIALDALSGWVIGESVSSDGCSEQSQYNFSVSIEPAPTVYMNPENGIVCPGDSVQLICPPGLAYSWIGPFNNEISTDQTVWVTTPGYYYCIRESNTECVQESNLIEVSEYTTPILVSDAGEDICTEASVVVDIQTNFPEEVSWGAPFFDDALSHEIFDAGTYTVEVTGCGIINELEINVALAEAEADIITESAILCPLDTTYLEANIVGEQLLWSPFNTSAPIIEVTEGGWFYLDVIDQFGCTAHDSIQIVEDSLPAPNMQNVVVCYGEDYDLIANSAYDVFWSENDNGWPIISSLETLNLTNVTEEQSYFVFSSDGSCTSEPLFIEVGVSEANILPDFDLPDSLCVGGSINIDIDEIDYITYTWDTPTGAVNQADLFIDEAGSEDAGTYTLYLSDPYCSATSAPETIQIFESSIQYIDDAPVALCEGEEYILSTPIEATEYVWQTPEGTVYGNPLVINGVETTDSGVYSLAVSGAACSFSFYNTELYVGEYPEFSLNDSSLTCYAALLYASVPEGFESYEWSTGETETEIIVQETGPLSITITNAPYCARTEEIYIVETDCGDDYFNIITPNADGTNDYIDFGLHPLDFHTIKIYNRWGHVVRHLTGNNLRWDGRDDDGDFVSEGTYYWIGQAVVGKSHGDVMVRY; from the coding sequence TTGAATTGCCTTAAACTGCCCTTGCTTTGCTTGCTTGTGTTCTGCTGCCTTAGCGGAATATCCCAAACAGTCTGGCTTCGATCAGCCGGAGGAGGAAGCAGCGAAGAAATCCTAGATATTGATGAGTCCGGAAATAGCAGTATCGTGGCCACTGGCTATTTCAATTCTACCTCTGATTTTTGGGGAGAGTCTCACGTGAGCTCCGGAGTGAGTGACATTTTCGTTTCTAAATTGAGTACCGGAGGTTTTGCTCAATGGACTCAATCCTTTGGCGGCAATGGTCCCGATCGAGGCATCGCCGTTACGGCTACAGGAAACGGTGAGGTCTTGTGTACAGGATTCTTTTCTGGAACAGTAGACTTTGGAATAGATCAACTCACCGCAGATGGTGATTCCTTGGATATTTTCGTCCTCAAACTTGATGCTGCCGGTGTACCATTGTGGGTCCGCCAAGCTGGGGGAATAGGAAATGACATTCCTACAGGTATAGCTGTAGACTACGAAGGCAATGCCTTCGTCAGCGGTTTCTACCGAGGAGAGGCGCTCTTTGGGGATGATCAGCTAATCAGCGAATTCTATGGAGGTACCGATAGCTATTCTGTAGATGGCTTCGTGGCTAAAATTGACCCTGACGGGGAATGGCAATGGGTTCAAAACGTTTCCAGTGATGAAGACAACAGATGCCTCGATGTTGTCTGCGACGATGATGGCAACGTATACATGACTGGACAATTCAGCAGTAATTTGACCATAGATCAGTATCACCCGAACGATACGTTCAATGTGGGCATGGTTGTGAAGTTAGATGCTGATGGTAACGAGGATTGGATCAGTATGATGGCCGCCAACTTGACCATTCCTTATGAGATTGAAATGACCTCTGATGGATTCTTGGCTGTTGGTGGAGATTACTTAGGTCAATTGGTGATTATCGATTCCGGAACAACAACGATTCCTTTTGAAGAGGGGAACCATGTTTTCGTTTCCAAGTGGGATCTCAATGGAGATCATCTATGGATTAATAATCTTTCAAGTCTCAATGAAGTCACTGGTCAAGGAATGGCCACTGGTCCGAACGGAGAGATATATCTCGTTGGAAACTTCACTTGTAGCTTTACTGAACTCAGTGATCAACTGGGCGAATCAGCGTTTTACAGTATGGGGTATCGAGATGTTTTCGCCATGGCGGTGTCTCCTGAAGGAGATCATCTTTGGCAACGTCACTTTGCGTCACCCGGAGAAACGTTATGTATGGCAGCGTCAATGCACTTTGCCAATGAACTCATTATCGGAGGAGGTTTTCAGAAGTACTTTCACGTTCCAACAGGAGCAGACTACATTGACTACGTTGAGAATACCTTTGGCGAGGTTCAATCTGGGTTGACAGACAACGATACTCCAGAGTATTGCGATAATACTTTTTACGACGAATTTTTAAGCGTTGAACAGACAGGTTCCGCGGATGGAACGAGAGAGATATTTATTTCTTCATGTTTTAATTCCTCTGCTCCTTTACTTGATTATTTCACAAGAGAAGGAGATGGGTGTGAACTAGTCATCAACGAACACTGCTTGGGTTCCTGGCTTGAGCCTGAATGTCCCGATACGATTGCCATTTGTGATGATCAGCTCGCAATCATTGAATATTTCCATGAAATGGGACCAGAGGGAATTTTTGGACCTTCTTTTGAATTCAACTGGTCCTCCAATTTCTTCTTTATCAATGACGATATTGGGTTTGCATCTAGTGAAGGGTGGTACTGGCTTGAATTAAACCGATTTGATGGATGTTATAGTATGACAGATTCTATCTATTTATTGGTCAATCCTACACCTCCAGACCCATTAATTAGCGACAGTCTCTACATTAATATTGAACAGGAGTTTACTGAAGAAATAAATGTCTGTGAACAGCCGGTCTACCTATGGTCAGATACTTGCTTAAACTGCGAAATCGAGTGGTTGGACGGTATTCCATACGAATATGGGACCGTGGCAACACAAACGGGTGAATATTGGGTCACGGCAATTAATGAGTTTGGATGTACTGAGAGCAACTATGTATATGTAGACTTCGACCTTAATTTAGAACTGTTGGGCAACCCTTCAGAACTCAATATCTATTCAAACGGAACCCTTGTGAGTTCAGATTCACTATTTCTCTGTCTTCCTGATGACATCGATATTATTATTGAGCCTTATCCATCACTTTACCTTCAGAACGAAGATTATTTGGAATATGCGGAATATCAAGTTAAGAAGGACGGAGAAGTCATAATGGACTTTGATGGGTTCTGGACTTTCGAGTTTGATATTCTTGAGCCAGGTTTCTATGAGTTTTATGCTGACCCAGTAGATGTATGGGAGAATCTGTGTGGCTCAGACTCTGCTTTCTTTCTACAACTATATAATTCAATCTACATAGGTCAGCTGGCTTTACCTGAACTTGATTTAGAAGTTGAGATAGATGACCCATTACTTTGTCCTGGATCAAGCACGTTGATTCATTTCTCTGGAGCTGACACCTATAACCCAACAATTTTCGGAGAACACACTGTACTTAATGATAGCACCATCATTGCCTTGGATGCATTATCAGGATGGGTCATCGGTGAATCAGTGTCTAGTGATGGCTGTTCAGAGCAAAGCCAATATAATTTTAGCGTGAGCATCGAACCCGCCCCAACGGTCTACATGAATCCTGAGAATGGAATCGTCTGTCCAGGCGACAGTGTGCAGTTGATTTGTCCACCAGGTTTGGCCTATTCGTGGATTGGTCCATTCAATAACGAAATCAGTACTGATCAAACGGTTTGGGTGACTACCCCCGGCTACTACTATTGTATCCGAGAATCGAATACCGAATGTGTTCAAGAATCGAATTTGATTGAAGTAAGTGAATACACGACCCCAATTCTTGTTTCGGATGCTGGAGAAGACATCTGCACGGAAGCCTCAGTGGTAGTCGATATTCAAACAAATTTTCCCGAAGAAGTCTCTTGGGGCGCTCCTTTCTTTGATGACGCACTCAGTCATGAGATTTTCGATGCAGGAACCTATACCGTAGAAGTTACGGGGTGTGGTATCATAAATGAGCTGGAGATTAATGTCGCTCTCGCGGAAGCGGAAGCTGATATCATTACGGAATCAGCAATACTATGTCCTTTGGATACAACTTACCTCGAAGCCAATATAGTAGGTGAACAGTTGTTATGGTCACCTTTCAATACGAGCGCTCCAATTATCGAAGTCACCGAAGGAGGATGGTTTTATCTCGATGTTATAGATCAATTTGGTTGCACAGCACATGATTCAATTCAAATTGTAGAAGACTCACTCCCGGCGCCGAACATGCAGAACGTTGTGGTGTGTTACGGCGAAGATTATGACCTCATAGCCAATTCGGCCTATGATGTCTTTTGGAGTGAAAACGATAATGGGTGGCCTATAATCTCATCATTGGAAACGTTGAACCTTACGAACGTGACAGAAGAGCAATCTTACTTTGTTTTCAGTTCTGACGGAAGCTGCACAAGTGAGCCACTGTTTATTGAAGTAGGAGTTTCTGAAGCTAATATCTTACCAGATTTTGACTTGCCCGACTCCTTGTGTGTAGGCGGTAGCATCAATATAGATATCGATGAAATCGACTATATCACATACACTTGGGATACGCCGACAGGGGCGGTGAATCAAGCAGACTTATTCATTGACGAAGCTGGATCCGAGGATGCTGGGACCTATACATTGTATTTGAGTGATCCATACTGCAGTGCCACTAGTGCACCGGAAACAATACAGATTTTCGAGAGTAGTATTCAATACATCGATGATGCTCCCGTAGCGCTTTGTGAAGGGGAGGAGTACATTCTTTCCACCCCAATTGAAGCCACTGAATACGTATGGCAAACTCCAGAAGGCACGGTCTACGGAAACCCTTTGGTCATAAATGGAGTGGAGACGACAGATTCAGGAGTGTATAGCCTCGCTGTTTCAGGAGCCGCTTGTTCATTTAGTTTCTACAACACGGAGTTGTATGTTGGGGAGTATCCGGAGTTTTCTTTGAACGATTCTTCACTTACGTGTTATGCTGCATTGTTGTATGCCAGCGTACCTGAAGGTTTTGAGAGCTATGAATGGAGTACAGGTGAAACTGAAACTGAAATCATCGTCCAAGAAACCGGTCCGCTTTCAATTACGATCACCAATGCACCTTACTGCGCTCGAACAGAAGAAATCTACATCGTTGAAACAGATTGTGGTGATGACTATTTCAACATCATTACCCCAAATGCTGATGGAACAAATGACTACATCGACTTTGGATTGCATCCACTAGACTTCCACACCATTAAGATCTACAACCGTTGGGGACATGTAGTTCGTCATCTGACAGGGAACAATCTAAGATGGGATGGCCGTGATGATGACGGAGACTTTGTAAGTGAAGGAACCTATTACTGGATTGGGCAGGCTGTTGTAGGTAAATCGCATGGAGACGTCATGGTGAGGTATTAA
- a CDS encoding bestrophin family protein: MIVYKSNKNWFGDIRHLAKSWTMVKVGRASLMVAAYTLAVAAFHIEIIPEASMSSAASVFTFLGVVLSILLVFRTNTAYDRWWEGRKQWGALVNNCRNMALYAHNMLPAEDLETRRYLAKHISNFCFAFVEHLRDGTKLENLIELSEDEILHYKHYDHIPNRIASQIWRVLQEKYRAGEITDMDVLNIRPTHQSLLDILGACERIKKTPIPFSYAIFMKIFITAYALLLPFALVKDMEYWSVLAVTFVFFAFIGIEMMGEEIEDPFGLDCNDLPTGTIASAISGNVYEILGLTERSEQAIKKEQELYEKIF, translated from the coding sequence ATGATCGTATATAAGAGTAACAAGAACTGGTTTGGAGATATCCGTCATCTAGCGAAAAGCTGGACGATGGTGAAAGTAGGAAGAGCCAGTCTGATGGTTGCCGCCTACACGTTGGCAGTAGCAGCTTTTCACATTGAAATTATTCCGGAGGCTTCGATGTCTTCAGCAGCTTCGGTGTTTACCTTTCTCGGGGTTGTCTTGAGTATCCTTTTGGTATTCCGTACCAATACGGCTTATGATCGCTGGTGGGAAGGACGTAAACAATGGGGTGCATTGGTGAATAATTGCCGTAACATGGCCCTATACGCTCACAACATGTTGCCTGCGGAAGATCTGGAAACTCGACGCTACCTCGCGAAACATATTTCCAATTTCTGTTTCGCCTTCGTTGAGCACCTTCGTGATGGAACTAAGTTGGAGAACCTCATCGAACTTTCGGAAGATGAAATCCTGCACTACAAGCATTATGATCACATTCCGAATCGCATCGCCTCTCAGATTTGGAGAGTCTTGCAGGAGAAATACCGCGCAGGAGAGATTACAGACATGGATGTGCTGAATATTCGTCCAACACACCAGTCGTTACTTGACATCCTTGGTGCTTGTGAACGTATCAAGAAGACCCCTATCCCTTTCTCTTATGCGATCTTCATGAAGATTTTCATCACGGCCTACGCACTACTTCTTCCATTCGCTTTGGTGAAAGACATGGAATACTGGAGCGTGCTTGCAGTGACTTTCGTCTTCTTCGCTTTCATCGGAATTGAAATGATGGGAGAAGAAATTGAAGACCCGTTCGGACTAGACTGCAATGACCTTCCAACCGGCACCATTGCATCTGCCATCAGTGGGAATGTATATGAGATCTTGGGCCTCACTGAACGAAGCGAACAGGCCATCAAGAAGGAACAAGAACTTTACGAGAAGATTTTCTAA
- a CDS encoding response regulator: MEKPIIFAIDDDPQVLRAVVRDLRSRYRKEYRIISTDSANEALEELVDLKNKGEEVALFLSDQKMPEMLGVEFLEKAREIFPKSRRVLLTAYSDTDAAIKAINDVQLDYYLLKPWDPPEERLYPVIDDLLGDWLSQYRPNFKGLRVIGYQFSPLSHQIKDFLSANLFPYEWIDYEANEKATEFMEANKLTAKDLPIVVKEEGEVLVAPDLNAIAESLGLHPNPDSDTYDVAIIGAGPAGLAAAVYGGSEGLKTVLIEKKAPGGQAGTSSRIENYLGFPSGLSGKDLARRAITQATRFGIEFLSPQEVSEIEIKDQYKILHLKSGVSINARSVVITTGVNYRELQAPGISDFTGAGIYYGAATTEAANCKNGDVYIVGGGNSAGQGAMYLSQFARKVHILIRKDDLSSSMSQYLIDQIDGTPNIEVMGRTQIVSAHGDGRLQELVINHDGNEEKREARALFIFIGAKPYTEWVPSMVSRDQRGFVKTGRDLNVTEPSQAWSIERDPYLLETNVPGVFAAGDVRSGAMNRVASAVGEGTMAISFVHKYLGES, translated from the coding sequence ATGGAGAAGCCAATCATTTTCGCGATCGATGACGACCCGCAGGTACTTCGTGCGGTGGTTCGTGATCTTCGCTCTCGATATAGAAAAGAATACCGCATCATTAGCACAGATTCTGCCAATGAAGCGCTGGAGGAATTGGTCGACCTCAAAAACAAGGGGGAGGAAGTTGCCCTCTTCTTGAGTGACCAGAAGATGCCTGAAATGCTCGGTGTTGAGTTCCTCGAAAAAGCCAGAGAGATTTTCCCAAAATCACGTCGCGTGCTTTTGACGGCATATAGCGATACTGACGCTGCGATTAAAGCCATCAACGATGTTCAACTGGATTACTACTTGCTTAAGCCTTGGGATCCACCCGAAGAAAGACTCTATCCGGTAATCGATGACCTACTCGGAGACTGGCTTTCACAGTATCGTCCTAACTTCAAAGGACTTCGTGTGATTGGGTATCAGTTCTCGCCTCTCTCCCACCAAATCAAAGACTTCCTTTCAGCGAATCTATTCCCTTATGAATGGATTGATTACGAAGCCAATGAAAAGGCCACTGAGTTCATGGAGGCGAATAAACTCACTGCCAAGGATCTTCCAATTGTAGTTAAAGAAGAGGGTGAAGTACTGGTTGCTCCAGACTTAAACGCTATCGCGGAAAGTCTTGGTTTGCACCCTAATCCGGATTCTGACACTTACGATGTCGCGATCATTGGTGCTGGTCCTGCAGGATTAGCCGCGGCAGTCTATGGTGGTTCGGAAGGACTGAAAACCGTGCTTATTGAAAAGAAGGCTCCGGGCGGACAAGCAGGAACCTCATCACGTATTGAGAATTATCTAGGATTCCCTTCAGGCCTCAGCGGAAAAGACCTTGCGCGTCGTGCGATTACGCAGGCAACGCGTTTTGGAATTGAGTTCTTGAGTCCACAAGAGGTTTCTGAAATTGAAATCAAAGACCAATACAAGATTCTGCATCTGAAGAGTGGAGTTTCCATCAATGCACGCTCAGTCGTGATCACTACAGGTGTAAACTACAGAGAGCTTCAAGCCCCAGGTATCAGCGACTTTACAGGAGCTGGAATCTACTACGGTGCTGCTACCACAGAAGCTGCTAATTGCAAGAATGGTGATGTTTACATTGTCGGTGGAGGTAACTCAGCCGGACAAGGTGCGATGTACTTGAGTCAGTTTGCACGGAAGGTGCACATTTTGATTCGTAAGGATGACCTTTCTAGTTCGATGTCTCAGTATTTGATCGACCAGATTGACGGTACTCCGAACATCGAAGTGATGGGACGAACACAGATTGTTTCCGCGCACGGTGATGGAAGACTTCAAGAATTGGTCATCAATCACGATGGCAACGAAGAGAAACGTGAAGCTCGCGCCTTATTCATTTTTATCGGGGCCAAGCCATACACAGAATGGGTTCCTTCGATGGTGAGTCGCGACCAAAGAGGATTTGTAAAGACAGGTAGAGACCTCAATGTCACCGAACCTTCTCAGGCTTGGAGCATTGAGCGAGATCCTTACCTTTTGGAGACGAATGTTCCGGGTGTGTTTGCTGCAGGTGATGTTCGTTCAGGGGCAATGAACCGCGTAGCATCAGCAGTTGGCGAAGGTACAATGGCCATTTCATTCGTCCATAAATACCTAGGAGAATCATGA
- a CDS encoding response regulator, translating to MPKTRLFIVDDHSMIIDGISAMFESDKEIEIAGSANTVDSALESVENTSFDVLILDIRMGNEERRNEPDGFDILRAVKQSKPDVKTLMLTMHEEPTYIRTAMDEGANGYLLKNTGKTDFKKAIETIMAGDFYLSGKVAQNLIGFRGEGQAPTQVIEISNRELEVIQLICEEKTTEEIANSLDVQVSTIKSHRKNILTKLGVRNVAGLVRYAMEHDLID from the coding sequence ATGCCGAAAACTAGACTATTCATCGTTGATGATCATTCAATGATCATTGATGGTATCTCAGCCATGTTCGAAAGCGATAAAGAAATTGAAATCGCCGGATCCGCGAATACCGTAGACTCAGCCTTAGAGAGCGTTGAGAATACTTCGTTTGATGTGTTGATCTTAGACATCCGTATGGGAAATGAAGAGCGCAGGAACGAACCCGATGGGTTTGATATTCTTCGCGCGGTGAAACAGAGCAAACCCGATGTAAAGACCTTGATGCTTACCATGCATGAAGAGCCTACCTACATACGTACAGCGATGGATGAAGGAGCTAACGGTTACTTGCTCAAGAACACTGGGAAGACTGACTTCAAAAAGGCCATCGAGACCATCATGGCAGGTGATTTCTACCTCAGCGGTAAAGTGGCTCAGAATCTTATTGGATTCAGAGGGGAGGGGCAAGCACCGACACAGGTCATCGAAATTTCGAACCGTGAGTTGGAGGTGATTCAGTTGATCTGCGAGGAAAAAACAACAGAAGAAATCGCGAACTCTCTTGATGTTCAGGTGAGTACCATCAAATCACACCGCAAGAACATCCTAACAAAATTAGGGGTGCGTAATGTAGCGGGATTAGTGCGTTATGCGATGGAACATGATCTTATCGATTGA
- a CDS encoding sensor histidine kinase, whose amino-acid sequence MTPITLDDLRKFKEFDEVPDDQLNWLIEVGEVIELEPNEFIFRRGQASDHMTLILSGKIDVYGYPNESKKYFGSFEENSITGLLPYSRLTHANGDGMAVKPTRVFSVHRDQLQAMIQNHYELTASLVHHMTSRVREFSQSRMQNEKLMALGKISAGLAHELNNPASAIVRSSQALKSHLKQVPEGFKQVMEIDVTPEITDEVSKLLFTKVEAKPEERLSLRDRNRLEDEIADWLEDHGVEDGFESAENFVEYRFTVDDFEEVAEVVKDKDLPAVINWMNQNLTTDRMVDEIEQASERIAGIIKSVKSYSYMDRDQDLQPVDVSEGIESTVTMLNHKIKKGGHEIEIDLGDNVPKVKGLPGELNQVWTNIIDNAIDAMKDKPGRVRIVSFQTEGMLSICIEDNGPGIPEDVKTRIFEPFFTTKAMGEGTGLGLDVVMKIIKKHGGEIVVNSQPGRTRFEVRLPIMN is encoded by the coding sequence ATGACACCTATAACCTTAGATGACCTTCGAAAATTCAAGGAATTTGACGAGGTGCCTGACGATCAGTTGAACTGGCTTATTGAAGTTGGGGAAGTGATCGAACTCGAACCCAATGAATTTATCTTCCGACGCGGTCAGGCCTCAGATCATATGACGCTGATTCTTTCTGGAAAAATTGACGTCTACGGGTATCCCAACGAAAGTAAAAAGTACTTCGGCAGTTTTGAAGAAAACTCGATTACCGGTCTTCTTCCATATAGCCGCCTAACTCATGCCAACGGAGATGGAATGGCTGTTAAGCCTACCCGTGTCTTTTCAGTCCATCGAGACCAGCTCCAAGCAATGATTCAAAACCACTATGAGCTGACTGCATCCCTTGTTCACCACATGACTTCTCGGGTGCGGGAGTTTTCTCAATCGCGTATGCAGAATGAAAAACTGATGGCATTGGGTAAAATCAGTGCTGGTTTAGCGCATGAATTGAACAACCCGGCCTCAGCCATAGTGCGAAGTTCGCAAGCGTTGAAATCACACTTGAAGCAAGTTCCTGAAGGATTCAAGCAGGTGATGGAAATTGACGTCACTCCTGAAATTACCGATGAAGTGAGCAAACTGCTTTTCACTAAGGTGGAAGCAAAGCCGGAAGAACGATTGAGTCTACGCGACCGAAATCGCTTAGAAGATGAAATCGCAGATTGGCTTGAAGACCATGGTGTTGAAGATGGATTCGAAAGCGCCGAGAACTTCGTGGAATACAGATTCACCGTTGACGATTTTGAAGAGGTTGCAGAAGTAGTGAAAGACAAAGACTTACCTGCAGTCATCAATTGGATGAACCAGAATCTTACTACTGATCGTATGGTTGATGAAATTGAGCAAGCCTCTGAACGTATTGCTGGCATTATCAAATCGGTGAAATCCTATTCATACATGGACCGTGACCAAGACCTTCAGCCTGTGGATGTCAGTGAAGGAATTGAAAGCACTGTTACCATGCTGAATCACAAGATCAAGAAAGGTGGACACGAAATCGAAATTGACCTTGGGGATAACGTACCAAAGGTCAAAGGACTGCCGGGTGAATTGAATCAGGTTTGGACCAACATCATTGATAATGCGATTGATGCCATGAAGGACAAGCCAGGTCGGGTGCGTATCGTATCCTTCCAAACAGAAGGTATGCTGAGCATCTGTATCGAAGACAATGGACCTGGAATTCCAGAGGATGTAAAAACACGCATCTTTGAACCATTCTTCACCACAAAAGCCATGGGTGAAGGAACCGGGCTAGGTCTTGATGTGGTGATGAAGATCATCAAAAAGCACGGCGGTGAGATCGTTGTAAACAGCCAGCCTGGGCGAACTAGATTTGAAGTTAGACTCCCAATCATGAACTAA